A window of the Equus przewalskii isolate Varuska chromosome 10, EquPr2, whole genome shotgun sequence genome harbors these coding sequences:
- the PIGW gene encoding phosphatidylinositol-glycan biosynthesis class W protein produces the protein MSQKQMKEAFVSNHNGTSVLEITQGLCLPALCVLCRGLLIILSQHLCSSSHTWGTRFFIDFVILIVPLVATLTILSSFVLLEHLAVIIIGAGMFYHIYCRRTCYARIPVQKILEKFLKISVESEYIPAISCFRVINSAFTAVAILAVDFPLFPRRFAKTELYGTGAMDFGVGGFVFGTAMVSPEVRRKYMKGSTFYHLTKSLYSVWPLVFLGIGRLVVIKSIDYQEHLTEYGVHWNFFFTLIVVKLITSLLLIIFPLNKSWIVAISITVLYQLALDFTPLRKLILYGTDGSGTRVGLLNANREGIISTLGYVAIHMAGVQTGSYVLKKRSHIKDWIKVAYCILLTAISLFISLYIVQVNVEVASRRMANLAFCIWIVASSLILLSSLLLVDIILSFAKFLIKGAQVPCSWKLIQSPATNKKHSESLVSEAERREPSLCLVTAMNRNQLIFFLLSNVTTGLVNLLVDTLHSSTLWALFVLNLYMFTNCLVIYVLHLQDKTIKFW, from the coding sequence atgtctcaGAAGCAGATGAAGGAAGCTTTTGTCAGTAACCACAATGGAACCAGCGTGCTGGAAATCACCCAGGGCTTGTGCTTGCCTGCGCTCTGTGTCCTGTGCAGAGGGCTCCTGATCATTCTCTCACAGCACTTGTGTTCTTCTTCACATACCTGGGGAACTCGATTCTTCATTGACTTTGTTATCCTGATAGTTCCCCTGGTGGCCACGTTGACCATTTTGTCTTCATTTGTCCTCCTTGAGCACCTTGCTGTAATTATCATTGGGGCAGGAATGTTCTATCATATATACTGCAGGAGAACTTGCTATGCCAGAATACCTGTCCaaaaaatccttgaaaaattcttgaaaatcagTGTAGAATCAGAATACATTCCAGCTATCTCTTGTTTTCGTGTAATTAACAGTGCATTTACTGCTGTTGCCATTTTGGCTGTGGACTTTCCACTTTTTCCCAGAAGATTTGCCAAAACTGAGCTCTATGGGACAGGAGCAATGGATTTTGGAGTAGGAGGCTTTGTTTTTGGTACTGCAATGGTTTCTCCAGAGGTTAGGAGAAAATACATGAAAGGGTCCACATTTTATCATCTTACAAAGTCATTGTACTCTGTCTGGCCATTAGTCTTCTTAGGAATAGGCCGATTAGTCGTTATAAAATCCATAGATTATCAGGAACATTTAACTGAGTATGGGGTTCACTGGAACTTTTTCTTTACCTTAATAGTTGTGAAATTGATAACATCActacttttgattatttttcccctaaataaaTCCTGGATTGTGGCCATCAGCATTACTGTATTATACCAGCTAGCCCTTGACTTTACCCCACTGAGAAAGTTAATTTTGTATGGCACTGATGGCAGTGGCACAAGGGTTGGTTTATTAAATGCCAACCGAGAAGGAATAATCTCTACCTTGGGGTATGTGGCAATACACATGGCTGGTGTACAAACAGGATCATATGTGCTTAAAAAAAGGTCACATATCAAAGACTGGATAAAAGTAGCATATTGTATTCTACTGACAGCTATTAGCCTCTTCATATCTCTTTACATAGTTCAGGTAAACGTAGAAGTAGCATCTCGCAGAATGGCCAATTTAGCCTTTTGTATTTGGATAGTTGCTTCTAGCCTGATCCTTCTTAGTAGTTTATTACTAGTTGATATAATTTTGAGTTTTGCCAAATTTCTAATTAAAGGGGCTCAAGTACCATGTTCTTGGAAACTTATCCAGTCACCTGCtacaaataaaaagcattcagaATCTCTAGTCTCTGAAGCTGAAAGAAGGGAACCCAGTCTTTGTCTAGTTACAGCTATGAACAGAAaccagttaatttttttcttgctgtcaaATGTAACAACTGGCCTGGTCAACCTGTTGGTAGATACATTACACAGCAGTACCTTGTGGGCCTTATTTGTGCTCAATCTCTATATGTTTACCAACTGTTTAGTTATATATGTGCTACACTTGCAAGATAAGACTATAAAATTTTGGTGA